TCGGCGATGCTGCCGGTGCCGGCAATGAGGATCACGCCCGGCTTGCCGCCATGGGCGCCGATGAGCATCGTGAAGGAATCGGTTTCGGCGTCGAGCCGGGCAAATCCGGGATCGGCGGCGAGGAAGGCGTCGCGCAAGGGCGCGTGGGTGACGCCGGACAGCCCGGCCGCGAGCGCGCAGCGGTTCCAGGGCGGCAGAGCCAGGCTGCCCTGGTCGAAGGCGGAGCGGATGGCAAGTTCGATGTTGCGCCAGGCCTTGGCGATGCCCTGCCCCAGCGCCGACGGCCCGGCTTCGCCACTGCCGACGAAGGGCCCGGCGCTGCTCTGCACCAGGGCCCGCGTGCCACTGCCGCCCCCGTCGACGCCGATCAGGTAGTCAACCATCCCGGTAGGACCGGCGCGGTCGACGGGAGTTCGTAGGCCGGGGTGGCAACCCCGGCATGGCCTTCGGCCTACGCCAGGCCCAGCAGCCGCACCGCGTTGCCCTTCAGGATGCCGGGCATCACTTCCGGCTTGAAGCCGGCTTCCTCGAAATCCTTCATCCAGCGGTCGGGCGTGATCAGCGGGTAGTCGCTGCCGAACAGGATGCGGTCCTTCAGCAGCGTGTTGGCGTACTGCACCAGCTGCTTCGGGAAGTACTTGGGGCTCCAGCCCGAGAGGTCGATCCACACGTTGGGCTTGTGCGTGGCCACCGACAGCGCTTCGTCCTGCCACGGGAAGCTGGGGTGCGCCATCACGATCTGCATGTCGGGAAAGTCGATGGCGACGTCGTCCAGGTGCATCGGGTTGCTGTACTCCAGCCGCAGCCCGCCGCCGCAGCGCATGCCGCTGCCGATGCCGCTGTGGCCGGTGTGGAAGATCGCCGGCAGCTTGTGCGCGTTGATCACCTCGTAGATCGGCCAGGCCATCTTGTCGTAAGGGTGGTAGCCCTGCACCGTCGGGTGGAACTTGAAGCCCTTGACGCCCTCTTCCCTGATCATGCGCTCGGCTTCGCGCGCGCCCATCTTGCCCTTGTGCGGGTCGATGCTGCCGAACGCGATCATCATGTCGCTGTTCTCGCGCGCGGCCTGCGCGATCTCCTCGTTCGGGATGCGGCGCCGCCCCAGGTTGGACTCGCTGTCCACCGTGAACATCACGAGCCCGATCTTGCGCTCGCGGTAGTACGCGATCGTCTCCTGGATCGTCGGCCGGCGGCTGCTGCGGAAGTACTTGTCGGCGGCGCGGTCGTACTCCTCGCCGTAGTTGTCGAAGGGGTTCCAGCAGCTGATTTCCGCGTGCGTGTGGATGTCGATGGCGATGAGGTTGGTGGGATCCACGGTCGTCTCCGTTAGGCGCCTATCTAGGGTAATCCCTAGGGAGGTTTGGCTTGAATTGGTTATTGTTTATAACAAATAATCCGCCACCCGAGCAAACCCATGACCAGCAGCAAAGACATCCAAATCGAGATCGATGGCGACATCGCCATCGTGCGCCTGAACCGCCCCACCAAGCGCAATGCCCTGTCCGATGGACTGGTGCTGGCCATTCGCGACGCGTTCCAGGCCCTGCCCTCCACCGTGCGCGCCGCCGTGCTCGCCGGCGCGGGCGACCACTTCTGCGCCGGCCTCGACCTGTCCGAGCTGAAGGAGCGCGACGCCGGCGCCGGCCTGCACCACTCGCGCATGTGGCATGCCGCGCTGGAGGAGGTGCAATACGGCCCGGTGCCCGTCATCGCGGCGCTGCATGGCGCGGTGGTCGGCGGCGGCCTGGAGCTGGCCGCGGCCTGCCACGTCCGCGTGGCCGACGACTCCACGTTCTACGCGCTGCCCGAAGGCAGCCGCGGCATCTTCGTGGGCGGTGGCGGCGCCGTGCGCATCCCGCGCCTGATCGGCGCCGCGCGCATGACGGACATGATGCTCACCGGCCGCGTCTACAACGCCGTCGACGGCGAGCGCGCCGGCTTTGCGCAGTACCTCGTCCCGCAAGGCCAGGCCTTCACCAAGGCCGTCGAACTCGCCAGGCGCGTCGCGCAGAACGCGCCGCTGACCAACTACGCCCTGATGCACGCGCTGCCGCGCATCGCCGAACAGCCGGCGGACCAGGGCTTCCTGACCGAGGCCCTGATGGCGGCCATCGCGCAAAGCGCGCCGGAAGCCAAGCAGCGCGTGCGCGACTTCCTGGAAGGCCGCGCGGCGAAGGTCAGCAAGGGATGAGCGCGACGCCCCGTTACCGCCCCATGCGCTTCGGCGTGACCCGCGCCCTGTTGCGCGAGGGCCAGGGCGGCACCAGCTACCTGCGCGCCGAAGTTCCGCTGGACACCACGCATGCGCGGCGCATGACCGACCGCCTGGTGCACTGGGCCGAAACCAAGCCTAGCCACGTTTTCATGGCCCGGCGCGAGCGCCTGGCCGATGGCCGCACCGGCGACTGGCGCCAGGTCACCTATCGCGAAGCGCTGGATGCCGCGCGCCGCATCGGCCAGGCCTTGCTCGATCGCGGGCTGAGCGCCGAGCGCCCGGTCGCGATCCTCAGCGAGAACAGCATCGAGCACGCGCTGCTCGCGCTCGGTTGCCTCTATGCCGGCATCCCGCACTGCCCGGTGTCGCCGGCCTATTCGACGATCAGCCAGGACTACGACAAGCTGCGCCATGTGCTGGCCACGCTGACGCCCGGCCTGGTGTTCGCAGCCGACGCCGCGCGCTATGGCAAGGCCATCGCCGCCACGGTGCCGGCCGATGTCGAAGTGGTGCTGGGAGAAGGCAGCCTCGAAGGCCGCAAGACGACTTCGTTCGCCGAGCTGCTGGCCACCGCGCCCACGCAAGCCGTCGACGCGGCGATGCAGGCCACCGGCCCCGACACCATCACCAAGTTCCTGTTCACCTCCGGCTCCACCAAGGCGCCCAAGGCGGTGATCAACACGCATGGCATGTGGTGCGCCAACCAGATGCAGATGATGCAGTCGATGCCGCTGCTGGGCGAGACCTCGCCCGTGCTGGTGGACTGGCTGCCGTGGAACCACACCTTCGGTGGCAACCACAACGTCGGCCTGGTCCTGTACCACGGCGGCACGCTCTACATCGACGACGGCAAGCCCACCGCGGCCGGCATGGCGGAGACGCTGCGCAACCTGCGCGAGATCGCACCCACGGCCTACTTCAACGTCCCGACCGGCTTCGAGGCCATCGCCAACGCGATGAAGGCCGACCCGGTGCTGCGCGAGAAGCTGCTGTCGCGTGTCGGCATGTTCTTCTACGCCGGCGCCGCGCTGGCGCAGCCCGTGTGGGACCTGCTGCACGAGGTGCAGGAGGCGCATTGCGGCGAGCGCATCGTGATGGGCACGGGCCTGGGCATGACCGAGTCCTCCCCCTTCGCCATCTTCATCACCAGCCCGGAAGTGAAGTCCGGCTACCTGGGCCTGCCCACGCCGGGCGTCGAACTGAAGCTCGTGCCCGTCGACGGCAAGATCGAAGTCCGCTACAAGGGTCCGAACATCACGCGCGGCTACTGGCGCAGCCCCGAGGCCACGCAGGAAGCCTTCGACGACGAAGGCTACTTCTGCACCGGCGACGCCGTGCTGTGGATCGACGATGCCGACATCCACAAGGGCCTCAAGTTCGACGGCCGCATCGCCGAGGACTTCAAGCTGGCCACCGGCACCTTCGTCAGCGTGGGCCCGCTGCGCGCGAAGATCATCGCCGCCGGCGCGCCCCACGTGCAGGACGCCGTGGTCACCGGCCTGAACCGCAACGAAGTGGGCGCATTGCTCTACCCCACGCCCGCCCTCCGCGAACTGGCCGGCCTGCCGGCCGGCGCAGCGATGAAGGACGTGGTCGAAAGCGCCAAGGTGCAGGCGCACTTCCAGCAAGTGGTCAACACGCTCGCGAAGCAGGCCACCGGCAGCGCCAACCGTGTCGCGCGGCTGCACCTGCTGCACGAGCCGGCTTCCATCGACAAGGGCGAGGTCACCGACAAGGGCTCCATCAACCAGCGCGCCGTGCTGAAGCACCGCGACGCCCTGGTGCAGGCCTTCCACGACGGCCAGCTCCCCTTCACCCTGACACCGCAAAAGGACAAGCAATGAACATCCAGGGACAGGCTGCCCTCGTCACGGGCGGCGCCTCCGGCCTCGGCGAAGCCACGGCACGCGAACTGGCGCGCCTGGGCGCGAAGGTCGCGGTGCTCGACGTCAATGGCGCGCAGGCCGAAAAGGTCGGCGCGGAAATCGGCGGCATCGGCATCCAGTGCGACATCACCAACGCGGAGAGCGTGCTGCAGGCGATCGCGAAAGCGGCCGCCGCCCACGGCCCGGCGCGCATCCTGATGAACATCGCCGGCATCGGCACGGCCAAGCGCGTCGTGCAGAAGGACGGCAGCGCCGCGCCGCTGGAAGATTTCGCCCGCGTGGTGAACATCAACCTGGTCGGCACGTACAACGTCAGCCGCCTGTTCGCCGCCGAATGCGCCAAGCAGGCGCCGCTGGAAGACGGCGAGCGCGGCGTCATGCTGTTCACCGCCTCGGTCGCGGCCTTCGACGGCCAGGTAGGCCAGCAGGCCTACAGCGCGTCCAAGGGCGGCCTGGTGGGCATGACCCTGCCGATGGCGCGCGACCTGTCGCAGCACGGCATCCGTGTCTGCACCATCGCACCGGGCCTGTTCGCCACGCCGCTGATGAAGGCACTGCCGGAGCCGGTGCAGGAGTCGCTCGCCAAGTCCATCCCCTTCCCCCAACGCCTGGGCAAACCCGAAGAGTTCGCGCAGCTCGCGTGCCATATCGTCACGAACTCGCACCTCAACGGTGAAGTGATCCGCCTCGATGGCGCACTTCGCATGGCGCCCCGCTGAAGCTTTCAACCTGGAGACAAAGAAAATGAAACTGGTCCGCACGCTCATCGCCGCCGCCGTGGCCCTCACGGCTGCCACGGCCGCCCTCGCCGACATCAACGTCGGCGTGGTGCTGTCGCTCACCGGTCCCGGCTCCGGCCTCGGCATCCCGATGCAGAAGCAGCTGGCGCTGTTCCCCAAGACCATCGCCGGCGAGAAGGTCAACCTGATCATCCTCGACGACGCCTCCGACCCGGGCAAGGGTGTCAGCGACACGCGCCGCCTGATCACCGAAGACAAGGTCGACGTGATCCTGGGCTCCTGCCTGACGCCGGTGGCCGCCGCCATGGCGCCCGTTGCCGCCGAAAGCAAGGTGCTGCAGATCGCCGCCTCGCCGGTGGGCGTGCCCCCGGGCCAGGACCAGTGGCTGTTCCGCCTGCCGCAGGGCAACGACGTGATGGCCCACGCGATGTTCCAGCACATGAAGAAGCAGGGCGTGAAAACCGTCGGCTTCCTGGGCTACACCGACGCCTACGGCGAACTGTGGCTGAAGGCCGCCGAAGCCGAGGCCGCCAAGAACGGCATCAAGATCGTCGGCGTCGAGCGCTTCGCGCGCACCGACACCAGCGTCACCCCGCAAGCGCTGAAGCTGACGTCGGCCAACCCCGACGCGATGCTGGTCGTCGCTTCCGGCTCCGGCGCCGCGATGCCCGAGAAGGCGATCGTCGAGCGCGGCTTCAAGGGCAAGATCTACCAGACGCACGCCGCGGCCACGCCCGACCTGGTCCGCATCGGCGGCAAGGACGTCGAAGGCACGTTCGTCGTGTCCGGCCCCGCGGTGGTCGCCGACCAGCTGCCTGACAGCCACCCGTCCAAGAAGGCGTCCATCGACTTCGTGACCAACTACGAGAAGGCCAACGGCCCCGGTTCCCGCAACCAGTTCGCCGGCCACTCGTACGACTTCGCCATCACCATGGAAAAGATCGTGCCGGTCGCGCTGAAGAAGGGCAAGCCGGGCACGCCGGAGTTCCGCTCCGCCATGCGTGACGCCATGGAAACCATGGGCCGCACCGTGTTCGCGCACGGCGTGATGAACTGGACCAAGGAAGACCACTGGGGCTACACCAACGAAACCGGCGTGATGCTGGTGGTGAAGGACGGCAAGTTCGTCGTCGCCCAGTAAGGGGGCCTTCCTCCCTCCCCCGCTGGGGGAGGGTCGGGGTGGGGGCACGTGCGCGCCTGCCCCCACCCTAGCCCTCCCCCAGCGGGGGAGGGAACCTGACATCCATAACGACTTTTCCCCATGGACTTCTCCATCGCCAGCATCCTGGCGCTCGATGGCCTGACCAACGGCGCCGTCTATGCGCTGCTGGCCCTGGCCACCGTGCTGCTGTTCGCGGTCACGCGGGTGATCTTCATCCCGCAAGGCGAGTTCGTCGCCTTCGGCGCGCTCACGCTGGCCCTCTTCATCGCCCCCAAGCTGCCCGATACGCCCTGGTACAAGCAGGTGCCGGGCACCGTCTGGTTCCTGCTGGCACTCGCGGTGCTGGCCGCGCTCGGCGACCTGGTCAACGGCATCCGCCAGCGCCGCAGCGGCAAGCGCATCGCCAAGGCCGTCACGAAGACGCTGGCCCTGCCCGTCGTCCTGGCGCTCGTCTCCTTCTGGGCCGCGCCGCGCGGCCTGCCCGTCGCCTTCTATGCGGCGCTGACGCTGGCCCTGGTCACGCCCTTCGGCAACCTGATCTACCGCCTCGCCTACGAATCGCTGGCCGATGCCTCGGTGCTGGTGCTGTTGATCGTCTCCGTCGGCGTGCACTTCGCGCTGGTCGGCCTGGGCCTGTTCTTCTTCGGCGCCGAAGGCTTCCGCAATCCGAGCTTCTGGGAGCAGCGCTTCAACCTGGGCGCGCTGTCGCTCACCGGCCAGACGTTGATCATCTTCCTGGCTTCCATCGCCCTCATCGTGCTGCTGTACCTGTTCTTCGAGCGCACGCTCACCGGCAAGGCGCTGCGCGCCACCGCCGTCAACCGCACCGGCGCCCGCCTGCAGGGCATCTCGTCCAACGGCGCCGGCCGCCTGGCCTTCACGATGGCGGCCTTCATCGGCGCGCTGTCCGGCCTGCTGATCGGCCCGACCACGACCATCTTCTACGACAGCGGCTTCATCATCGGCCTGAAGGGCTTCGTCGCCGCCGTGTTCGCGGGCCTTTCCAGCTACCCGCTGGCCCTGGTCGGCGCGCTGGGCGTGGGGCTGCTGGAAAGCTTCGGCTCCTTCTGGGCCAGCTCCTTCAAGGAAGTGATCGTCTTCGGCTCCATCCTGCCGGTGCTGCTGTGGCGGTCCCTGCGCGACCCGCACGTGGAGGAGCACTGACATGCAGCGCTTCGCCTTCCCGCTCTTCGCGCTGGTGATGCTGGTGCTGCCGGCCCTGCCGGTGCCCGACTTCTGGATCACCCAGAGCAACTACATCGGCCTGTATGCCATCGTGGCGCTGGGCCTGGTGCTGCTGACCGGCGTGGCCGGCCTCATCTCCTTCGGCCAGGCCGCCTTCATCGGCATCGGCGCCTACACCGCCGCCTACATGGTGACCCAGACCACCGGCTCGGCCTGGACGGCCCTCGTGCTCGGCGTGCTGATCGCTGTCGTGGTTGCCCTCGTGCTCGGATCCATCACGCTGCGCATGTCCGGCCACTACCTGCCGCTGGCGACCATCGCCTGGGGGCTGGCCCTGTACTACACCATGGGCAACATGGAGCAGCTGGGCAAGTACGACGGCATCCTGGGCGTGCCCACGCTGCACCTCTTCGGCTATGACCTCGGCACGGGCCGCGGGCTGCACGTGCTGGTGTGGGTGATCGCGCTGCTGGCGGCGCTGGCGGCCGTGCACCTGCTGGACTCGCGTCCGGGCCGCGCGATCCGCGCGCTCAAGAGCGGCGCGACGATGGCCGAAGCGATGGGCATCTCCACCTTCCGCGCCAAGCTGACGGTGTTCGTGCTCGCCGCGGTGCTGGCCGCCGTCTCCGGCTGGCTGTTCGCCTTCTTCCAGCGCACCGTCAACCCGACACCGTTCTCGCTGTCCAAGGGCATCGAGTACCTGTTCATGGCGGTGCTGGGCGGCGTCGGCAACGTCTGGGGCGCCTTCCTCGGCGCCGGCGTCGTCAAGCTGCTGGAAGACCAGCTGCAGGTGCTGCTGCCCAAGCTGATCGGCACCAGCGGCAACTTCGAGACCATCGTGTTCGGCATCATCATCGTGCTGGTGCTGAAGTACGCGCCCGACGGCCTGTGGACCTTCGTCTCGAAATGGCTGCCGCGCCCGCAACGCAAGCGCGACTGGGAACAGGCTGCGCCGCTGCCCGCCCGCGCCAAGCCCACGCCCGGCGAGCCCTTGCTGCAGGTGCAGGCCGTGCGCAAGCAGTTCGGCGGCCTGGTGGCGGTCAACGACGTCAGCTTCGAGATCCGCGCCGGCGAGATCATGGGCCTGATCGGCCCCAACGGCGCCGGCAAGTCGACCACCTTCAACCTGATCACCGGCGTGCTCGCGCTCACCTCGGGCCAGGTCACCTACCGCGGCGAGCAGGTCGGCGGCATGCCTTCGCGCGCCATTGCCCGCCGCGGCGTGTCGCGCACCTTCCAGCACGTGAAGATGATCCCCGACATGACGGTGCTGGAGAACGTCGCGCTGGGCGGCTACATGCGCGGCGAAGCGGGCCCGGTGCGCGCCATGCTGCGCCTGGACCGCGAGGAAGAGCGCCGCCTGTTCGCCGAAGCCGAGCGCCAGCTGGCGCGCATCGGCATGGCCGACCGCATGCACGAACTGGCCGGCAACCTGGCGCTCGGTCCGCAGCGCCTGATGGAAATCGCCCGCGCGCTGTGCACCGACCCCGCGCTGCTGCTGCTGGACGAACCGGCCGCGGGCCTGCGCCACAAGGAGAAGCAGGCGCTGGGCGCCGTGCTGCGCCAGCTGAAAAGCGAAGGCATGAGCCTGCTGCTGGTGGAACACGACATGGATTTCGTGATGGGCCTGACCGACCGCATCGTCGTGATGGAGTTCGGCACCAAGCTGATGGAAGGCACGCCCGCCGAAGTGCAGGCCAGCCCCGCGGTGCGCGCCGCCTATCTGGGAACGGAGCACTGAGATGGGCTTGCTGCTCGAAGTGAGGAACCTGCACGCCGGCTACGGCCGCGCGGAAGTGCTGGCCGGGCTGAACTTCCAGATGGAAGCCGGCCAGGTGGTGACGGTGATCGGCCCCAACGGCGCCGGCAAGTCGACGACCCTGAACGCGCTGATGGGCGTGCTGCCCTGCCGCGGCCAGGTGGTGTTCGACGGCGCCGACCTCGCCGATGCCGACCTGGAAGAACGCGTGATGATGGGCCTGGCCCTGGTGCCGGAAAAGCGCGAGCTGTTCGGCACCATGCCGGTGGAAGACAACCTGGTGCTGGGCGGCTTCCGCGCCATGAAGCTGCGCGTGCCCAACTGGAAGAGCGAGCTGGAGCGCGTCTACACGCTGTTCCCGCGCCTGCAGGAGCGCCGCACGCAATTGGCCGGCACGCTCTCGGGCGGCGAGCGCCAGATGCTGGCCGTGGGCCGCGCGCTGATGTCACGGCCCAAGCTGCTGATGCTGGACGAGCCCAGCCTGGGCCTGGCGCCGCTGGTGGTGCGCGACATCTTCCACATCATCGAGCGCCTGCGCTCCGATGGCGTCAGCATCCTGCTGGTGGAACAGAACGCGCGCGCCGCGCTGGACGTGGCCGACTACGGCTACGTGCTGGAGACCGGCGAGATCGGCCTGCACGGGCCGGCGCAGGAGCTCGCGGGCGACCCGCGCGTGATCGAGACCTACCTGGGCGCAGCGCGCCCGCAAACCGCCTGAGCGCATGCCTTCCTACCGGCCTTCCACCGACGACCAACGCCATCTCCTGTTCGACGTGCTGCAGGCGGACCGCGTCCTGCCTGCCCTGCCTGCGTTCGCCGAAGTCGATGGCGACCTTCTCTCGCAGGTGCTGGAAGAGGCCGGCAAGTTCGTCGCCGACGTGGTCGCTCCGCTGCAAGCGGTGGGCGATGCGCCCGGCTGCAAGTTCGACAACGGGCGCGTCCTCACGCCGCCCGGTTTCGCCGCTGCCTACCGCGCGTTCTGGCAAGCCGGCTGGCCGGCGCTGGCTTGCGCCACCGAAGACGGCGGCCAGGGCCTGCCCTGGGTGCTGGAAGGCGTGCTGTACGAGATGCTCAGTGGCGCCAACCACGGCTGGACGATGGCCCCGGGCCTGCTGCACGGCGCCTACGAATGCCTCAAGCACCATGGCAGCGAGGAACTGAAGTCCACCTACCTGGCCAGGATCGCCAGCGGCGAATGGCTGGCCACGATGTGCCTCACCGAGCCGCACGCAGGCAGCGACCTCGGGCTGGCGCGCACGCAAGCGGTGCCGCAGGCGGATGGCAGCTTCCGCATCAGCGGCAGCAAGATCTTCATCTCCGGCGGCGAGCACGACCTCACGGACAACATCGTGCACCTGGTGCTGGCCCGCGAGCCAGGCGCGCCGGCGGGGCCGAAGGGGCTGTCGCTGTTCCTCGCGCCGAAGCTTCTGCAGGACGGCAGCCGCAACACGGTCCACTGCGATCGCATCGAAGAGAAGATGGGCCTGCACGGCAGCCCCACCTGCGTGATGCGCTTCGACAATGCGACCGGCTGGCGCGTGGGCGATGCCGGCCGCGGCCTGAACGCGATGTTCGTGATGATGAACGCGGCGCGGCTGCACGTGGCGCTGCAAGGCATCGGCCTGCTCGATGCCGCCTGGCAGAAGGCCGAGGCCTACGCGCAGGAGCGCACGCAGATGCGCGCGCCGGGCGCGCTGCGCGGTGAAGGTGCGGCCGATCCGATCATCCGCCACCCCGCGGTGCGCCGGATCCTCGACACCGAGCGGGCCTGGATCGACGGCCTGCGCCTGCTCGCCTACCGCACCGGGCTGGAACTGGACCTGGCGAAGCACCACCCCGACGCCAGCCGCCGTGCCGCGGCGCAGCAGTGGTGCAGCCTGGTCACGCCGGTGCTGAAGTCCATCTGCACCGAGCAGGGCTTCAGCGGCGCCAGCCGTTGCCTGCAGGTGTTCGGCGGCCACGGCTACGTCAAGGAATGGGGCATCGAGCAGATCGTGCGCGACAGCCGCGTGACCATGATCTACGAGGGCACCAACGAGATCCAGGCCATCGACCTGCTGGCGCGCAAGGTGCTGCCCGATGGCGGCCAGGCGCTGGCTGCAGTGCTCGCCTCCCTGGAAACCGAACTGGATGACGCGCCCACGCGCGAGCGCTTCGCGGCCTTGCGCGAGGTGACGCGCGCGCTGGCTGCAGCGCAGGATCCCACGCTGGCTTGTGAAGCCGCTGACGACTACCTGCGCGCCGTGGGACTCGCCCTCCTGGGCTGGGCCTGGGAGCGCATCACCCGCGCGCCCGCAGGCAGCAGCCCGCGCTGGGCCCAGCCCGCCGCCGCCGCGCGGCTGCGCATCCTGCCGGAGTTCGAGATGCGCATGGCCATCCTGCGCACCCAATGCGGCCAGCCGCTGGCGGCCTGAACCATGCCCCGCCTCCGCCTGCCCCGCCCTCCCGCCAACGGCGCCCGCGAAGTCCCTTCGGTGGAGACGATCGACTCCAGCTACCTGGAAACGCTGCTGGGCTACAACGCCCGCCGCGCGGCCCTGTCCGTGATCGAAGTGTTCCTGGAGGCCATGGCGCCGTACAAGCTGCGGCCGGTCGATTTTTCCGTGCTGTCGCTGGTGGCCCATAACCCGGGCATCACCTCGCGCCAGCTGTGCAGCGCGCTGGGCATCCTGCCGCCCAACCTGGTGGGCATGCTGAATGCGCTCGAAAAGCGCGAGCTGGTGTCGCGCCTGCCGCATCCGCGCGACGGCCGGGCCATGGGCCTGCACCTGACGCCGGGCGGCGAAAAGCTGGTGCGCGACGCCGAGAAGACCGCCAGCGAGCTGGAAGCCGGCGTGGCCGGGCGCCTGTCGCCGGCCGAACTGAAGACGCTGATCAAGCTCTTGAAGAAGATCTACCAGCCGGATTGACGCCGCGCAATCCGTTGTAGTCCCGCTATTGTTTATGTAGCGGCGCCTGCGTACACTCGCTTCCCCGGCCTGCCGCCGGCGGAGAAGCCAGGAGCATGAGCCCCAAGGAAAATGCAGCCACCCACCAGCTGTTCGCACTGCTGGAAGCGCGCTACGCCATGCGGGTGCTGTGGGCGCTGCGCGACGGCCATCCGCAGACTTTCCGACTGCTGCAGGACAGCGTGGGCGGCATCACGCCCAACACGCTCAACACCCGCATCAAGGAACTGCGCGAGGCCGGCTTGCTGCAGCACAACGGCGAAGGCTACAGCGTCACCGCCAGCGGCGCCGACCTGCTGAAGCGCCTGGCCGAACTGCAACCCTTCGCCGCCAAGTGGACCGCCGCCCAGGCGAAGAAGAAACTAGGGACCCCGCCATGAACGAATTCCTCGCGGCGACGCTGCCCGCCGATGCGCAGCAAGCCACCCTGGTCGGCCGCGTGTGGGTCGAAGGCCAGGGCGCGGTGCTGGTCAAAGTCGAAGGCGACCAGTTGGTCGACCTGTCGAAGCTCGCCCCCACCTGCAGCGCGCTGCTGGAACTGCCCGACGCGGCCGCCGCGGTGCGCGCGCACCAGGGCGCCAGGATCGCGCCGCTCGCCAAGGTCATCGCCAACAGCCATGCCGACAAGCGCGTCGACGACACGCCGTACCTGCTCGCGCCTTGCGACCTGCAGGCGATCAAGGCGGCCGGCGTCACCTTCGTCGCCTCGATGCTGGAACGCGTCATCGAGGAGCAGGCGCGCGGCAACCCGGCGCTGGCCGAATCGGTACGCAAGGAAGTGGTGGCCGTGATCGGCGACGACCTCTCGCGCGTGCGGCCCGGCTCGCCGGACGCGGACAAGCTGAAGGAAGTGCTGGTCGCGCGCAAGCTGTGGTCGCAGTACCTGG
The sequence above is a segment of the Ramlibacter agri genome. Coding sequences within it:
- a CDS encoding feruloyl-CoA synthase, with the translated sequence MSATPRYRPMRFGVTRALLREGQGGTSYLRAEVPLDTTHARRMTDRLVHWAETKPSHVFMARRERLADGRTGDWRQVTYREALDAARRIGQALLDRGLSAERPVAILSENSIEHALLALGCLYAGIPHCPVSPAYSTISQDYDKLRHVLATLTPGLVFAADAARYGKAIAATVPADVEVVLGEGSLEGRKTTSFAELLATAPTQAVDAAMQATGPDTITKFLFTSGSTKAPKAVINTHGMWCANQMQMMQSMPLLGETSPVLVDWLPWNHTFGGNHNVGLVLYHGGTLYIDDGKPTAAGMAETLRNLREIAPTAYFNVPTGFEAIANAMKADPVLREKLLSRVGMFFYAGAALAQPVWDLLHEVQEAHCGERIVMGTGLGMTESSPFAIFITSPEVKSGYLGLPTPGVELKLVPVDGKIEVRYKGPNITRGYWRSPEATQEAFDDEGYFCTGDAVLWIDDADIHKGLKFDGRIAEDFKLATGTFVSVGPLRAKIIAAGAPHVQDAVVTGLNRNEVGALLYPTPALRELAGLPAGAAMKDVVESAKVQAHFQQVVNTLAKQATGSANRVARLHLLHEPASIDKGEVTDKGSINQRAVLKHRDALVQAFHDGQLPFTLTPQKDKQ
- a CDS encoding branched-chain amino acid ABC transporter permease — its product is MDFSIASILALDGLTNGAVYALLALATVLLFAVTRVIFIPQGEFVAFGALTLALFIAPKLPDTPWYKQVPGTVWFLLALAVLAALGDLVNGIRQRRSGKRIAKAVTKTLALPVVLALVSFWAAPRGLPVAFYAALTLALVTPFGNLIYRLAYESLADASVLVLLIVSVGVHFALVGLGLFFFGAEGFRNPSFWEQRFNLGALSLTGQTLIIFLASIALIVLLYLFFERTLTGKALRATAVNRTGARLQGISSNGAGRLAFTMAAFIGALSGLLIGPTTTIFYDSGFIIGLKGFVAAVFAGLSSYPLALVGALGVGLLESFGSFWASSFKEVIVFGSILPVLLWRSLRDPHVEEH
- a CDS encoding SDR family NAD(P)-dependent oxidoreductase gives rise to the protein MNIQGQAALVTGGASGLGEATARELARLGAKVAVLDVNGAQAEKVGAEIGGIGIQCDITNAESVLQAIAKAAAAHGPARILMNIAGIGTAKRVVQKDGSAAPLEDFARVVNINLVGTYNVSRLFAAECAKQAPLEDGERGVMLFTASVAAFDGQVGQQAYSASKGGLVGMTLPMARDLSQHGIRVCTIAPGLFATPLMKALPEPVQESLAKSIPFPQRLGKPEEFAQLACHIVTNSHLNGEVIRLDGALRMAPR
- a CDS encoding ABC transporter permease subunit gives rise to the protein MQRFAFPLFALVMLVLPALPVPDFWITQSNYIGLYAIVALGLVLLTGVAGLISFGQAAFIGIGAYTAAYMVTQTTGSAWTALVLGVLIAVVVALVLGSITLRMSGHYLPLATIAWGLALYYTMGNMEQLGKYDGILGVPTLHLFGYDLGTGRGLHVLVWVIALLAALAAVHLLDSRPGRAIRALKSGATMAEAMGISTFRAKLTVFVLAAVLAAVSGWLFAFFQRTVNPTPFSLSKGIEYLFMAVLGGVGNVWGAFLGAGVVKLLEDQLQVLLPKLIGTSGNFETIVFGIIIVLVLKYAPDGLWTFVSKWLPRPQRKRDWEQAAPLPARAKPTPGEPLLQVQAVRKQFGGLVAVNDVSFEIRAGEIMGLIGPNGAGKSTTFNLITGVLALTSGQVTYRGEQVGGMPSRAIARRGVSRTFQHVKMIPDMTVLENVALGGYMRGEAGPVRAMLRLDREEERRLFAEAERQLARIGMADRMHELAGNLALGPQRLMEIARALCTDPALLLLDEPAAGLRHKEKQALGAVLRQLKSEGMSLLLVEHDMDFVMGLTDRIVVMEFGTKLMEGTPAEVQASPAVRAAYLGTEH
- a CDS encoding crotonase/enoyl-CoA hydratase family protein, which produces MTSSKDIQIEIDGDIAIVRLNRPTKRNALSDGLVLAIRDAFQALPSTVRAAVLAGAGDHFCAGLDLSELKERDAGAGLHHSRMWHAALEEVQYGPVPVIAALHGAVVGGGLELAAACHVRVADDSTFYALPEGSRGIFVGGGGAVRIPRLIGAARMTDMMLTGRVYNAVDGERAGFAQYLVPQGQAFTKAVELARRVAQNAPLTNYALMHALPRIAEQPADQGFLTEALMAAIAQSAPEAKQRVRDFLEGRAAKVSKG
- a CDS encoding ABC transporter substrate-binding protein, yielding MKLVRTLIAAAVALTAATAALADINVGVVLSLTGPGSGLGIPMQKQLALFPKTIAGEKVNLIILDDASDPGKGVSDTRRLITEDKVDVILGSCLTPVAAAMAPVAAESKVLQIAASPVGVPPGQDQWLFRLPQGNDVMAHAMFQHMKKQGVKTVGFLGYTDAYGELWLKAAEAEAAKNGIKIVGVERFARTDTSVTPQALKLTSANPDAMLVVASGSGAAMPEKAIVERGFKGKIYQTHAAATPDLVRIGGKDVEGTFVVSGPAVVADQLPDSHPSKKASIDFVTNYEKANGPGSRNQFAGHSYDFAITMEKIVPVALKKGKPGTPEFRSAMRDAMETMGRTVFAHGVMNWTKEDHWGYTNETGVMLVVKDGKFVVAQ
- a CDS encoding amidohydrolase family protein, giving the protein MDPTNLIAIDIHTHAEISCWNPFDNYGEEYDRAADKYFRSSRRPTIQETIAYYRERKIGLVMFTVDSESNLGRRRIPNEEIAQAARENSDMMIAFGSIDPHKGKMGAREAERMIREEGVKGFKFHPTVQGYHPYDKMAWPIYEVINAHKLPAIFHTGHSGIGSGMRCGGGLRLEYSNPMHLDDVAIDFPDMQIVMAHPSFPWQDEALSVATHKPNVWIDLSGWSPKYFPKQLVQYANTLLKDRILFGSDYPLITPDRWMKDFEEAGFKPEVMPGILKGNAVRLLGLA